The Streptomyces sp. SS1-1 genome has a segment encoding these proteins:
- a CDS encoding aromatic ring-hydroxylating oxygenase subunit alpha, protein MNGPDAGGAPEGAVPDLRRVGAHPDFWYPVALSRTVRRGRAVAAVFAGERIALFRTRGGIVHALEDRCAHRQVPLSMGVVEGETLRCCYHAWAYRGDGRISQIPYLSKGDRRPPRGVRGYPVREAYGLVFVFPGDPEKAAVTELPDLPAYGSAHYRTMTFSRTVRCHYSFMHENLLDMNHQFLHRGVVGTLHPELLGYTTTPRSVEARYLFTHAGGKRNRGAGLLAAEGLSGKDSADVMTIRTEYPYQTLDLVPEGADHPAFRLWAAYVPEDAEQRTCHAYGLLMIEKPKVAAALHLAWPLIRRFTERVFAEDRMAVEAEQRAWDEQGEDRNHEVFPLILDVRSVLRGNGVPLGAGTPVCGPGPSGGCAEAAAGRSPAYGGMGVEFPAVDGS, encoded by the coding sequence ATGAACGGACCAGACGCCGGCGGTGCCCCGGAGGGCGCCGTCCCCGACCTGCGGCGCGTAGGGGCGCACCCCGACTTCTGGTACCCGGTCGCGCTGTCCCGCACGGTGCGCCGCGGCCGGGCCGTCGCCGCCGTCTTCGCCGGGGAACGCATCGCCCTGTTCCGGACCCGCGGCGGCATCGTGCACGCCCTGGAGGACCGGTGCGCCCACCGGCAGGTGCCGCTCAGCATGGGCGTCGTGGAGGGCGAGACGCTGCGCTGCTGCTACCACGCCTGGGCCTACCGCGGCGACGGCCGCATCTCGCAGATCCCCTACCTCTCCAAGGGCGACCGCAGGCCGCCGCGCGGCGTGCGCGGCTACCCCGTCCGCGAGGCGTACGGGCTGGTGTTCGTCTTCCCCGGCGACCCGGAGAAGGCCGCCGTCACCGAACTCCCCGACCTGCCCGCGTACGGCTCAGCGCACTACCGGACCATGACGTTCTCCCGGACGGTGCGCTGCCACTACTCGTTCATGCACGAGAACCTCCTCGACATGAACCACCAGTTCCTGCACCGGGGCGTCGTCGGCACCCTGCACCCCGAACTGCTCGGCTACACCACCACGCCCCGCTCGGTGGAGGCGCGGTACCTGTTCACGCACGCCGGCGGCAAGCGCAACCGGGGCGCGGGCCTGCTCGCCGCCGAGGGACTGAGCGGCAAGGACTCCGCCGACGTCATGACGATCCGCACCGAGTACCCGTACCAGACGCTCGACCTGGTGCCGGAGGGCGCCGACCACCCGGCGTTCCGGCTGTGGGCCGCGTACGTCCCCGAGGACGCCGAACAGCGCACCTGCCACGCCTACGGCCTGCTCATGATCGAGAAGCCGAAGGTCGCCGCCGCGCTGCACCTGGCGTGGCCGCTCATCCGGCGGTTCACCGAGCGGGTGTTCGCCGAGGACCGCATGGCCGTCGAGGCCGAGCAGCGGGCCTGGGACGAGCAGGGCGAGGACCGCAACCACGAGGTCTTCCCGCTGATCCTGGACGTCCGCTCGGTGCTGCGCGGCAACGGCGTCCCGCTGGGCGCCGGCACCCCGGTGTGCGGGCCGGGCCCGTCCGGCGGCTGCGCGGAGGCCGCCGCGGGCCGCAGCCCGGCGTACGGCGGGATGGGCGTCGAGTTCCCGGCGGTCGACGGGAGCTGA
- a CDS encoding phytoene/squalene synthase family protein — MSRRELDAARITDPALRDAYLRCRTLNARHGRTYFLATRLLPVERRCAVHALYGFARWADDIVDDLDRDRTPAERDVLLRRLESDLAHGLRTGGGDEPVVRAVADTAARYGIDTALFADFMASMRADLTVTDYPTYADLRAYMHGSAAVIGLQMLPVLGTVVPREEAAPHAADLGVAFQLTNFLRDVGEDLDRGRVYLPADLLAAHGVDRPLLEWSRRTGRRDPRIRAAFTAAEALTREVYRAAEPGIAMLEPRVRPCIRTAFTLYGGILDAIAEQDHDVLHRRAVVPAGRRAATAAAGAIRILAARRHTTTRAAHPAPHAGRPAPQTKGQAR; from the coding sequence ATGTCCCGTCGTGAACTCGACGCCGCCCGGATCACCGACCCCGCGCTGCGCGACGCCTACCTGCGCTGCCGCACCCTCAACGCCCGCCACGGGCGCACCTACTTCCTCGCCACCCGACTGCTGCCGGTGGAACGCCGGTGTGCCGTGCACGCTCTGTACGGCTTCGCGCGCTGGGCCGACGACATCGTCGACGACCTCGACCGCGACCGCACCCCGGCCGAACGGGACGTGCTGCTGCGCCGCCTGGAGAGCGACCTCGCGCACGGACTGCGCACGGGCGGCGGCGACGAGCCCGTGGTCCGCGCCGTCGCCGACACCGCCGCCCGCTACGGCATCGACACCGCGCTGTTCGCCGACTTCATGGCGTCCATGCGGGCCGACCTGACCGTCACGGACTACCCGACCTACGCCGACCTGCGCGCCTACATGCACGGCTCGGCCGCGGTCATCGGCCTGCAGATGCTGCCGGTGCTCGGCACCGTCGTCCCCCGCGAGGAGGCGGCCCCGCACGCCGCGGACCTCGGTGTCGCCTTCCAGCTCACCAACTTCCTGCGGGACGTCGGCGAGGACCTCGACCGGGGCCGCGTCTACCTGCCGGCCGACCTGCTCGCCGCCCACGGGGTGGACCGGCCCCTGCTGGAGTGGAGCCGCCGCACCGGCCGGCGCGACCCGCGCATCCGCGCCGCGTTCACCGCCGCCGAGGCCCTGACCCGCGAGGTCTACCGGGCCGCGGAACCCGGCATCGCCATGCTCGAACCTCGCGTACGCCCGTGCATCCGCACCGCGTTCACCCTGTACGGCGGCATCCTCGACGCCATCGCCGAGCAGGACCACGACGTCCTGCACCGCCGCGCGGTCGTCCCGGCCGGCCGCCGGGCGGCCACCGCCGCGGCCGGCGCGATCCGCATCCTCGCGGCCCGCCGGCACACCACCACCCGCGCCGCGCACCCGGCACCCCATGCCGGGCGCCCGGCGCCGCAGACGAAGGGGCAGGCAAGGTGA
- a CDS encoding MerR family transcriptional regulator — protein MDTRTNDDGDAGRGGGLTTGEVARRLGVAPTTVRTWDRRYGLGPDAHTGGRHRRWTPADIARLERMCALTANGLPPAEAARLAREEAPEDTGASRPRVDPPARRVTAGRSRAGSGLRLGDVRQECKGIARAALRLDASALDALLADAIEEHGMITAWTEVIMPTLQAVGRKWESSGDRYVEVEHFLSWHVSGALRRGARPVAADRPDAVAVLACVPGETHTLPLEVLAAALSERGVPVRMFGGALPAGSLVAAVRRTGPSVVGLWAQARSTASRPLAQHVAAMEWGVRGARRRPVVLPLGPGWAGAPMPGMPRPTSLAEGVAAVEQNMPG, from the coding sequence GTGGACACACGCACGAACGACGACGGGGACGCCGGGCGCGGCGGCGGGCTGACGACGGGCGAGGTGGCCCGGCGGCTCGGGGTGGCCCCCACGACCGTCCGCACCTGGGACCGGCGCTACGGCCTGGGCCCGGACGCGCACACGGGCGGCAGGCACCGCCGCTGGACGCCCGCCGACATCGCCCGGCTGGAACGCATGTGCGCGCTCACCGCCAACGGCCTCCCCCCGGCCGAGGCGGCTCGCCTGGCCCGCGAGGAGGCCCCGGAGGACACCGGTGCCTCCCGCCCGCGCGTCGATCCCCCGGCCCGGCGGGTCACGGCCGGGCGCAGCCGGGCCGGCAGCGGGCTGCGGCTCGGGGACGTGCGCCAGGAGTGCAAGGGCATCGCCCGCGCGGCGCTGCGGCTGGACGCGTCCGCGCTGGACGCCCTGCTCGCGGACGCGATCGAGGAGCACGGCATGATCACCGCCTGGACCGAGGTGATCATGCCGACGCTGCAGGCGGTGGGCCGGAAGTGGGAGAGCTCGGGCGACCGCTACGTCGAGGTGGAGCACTTCCTGTCCTGGCATGTCTCCGGGGCGCTGCGGCGCGGCGCGCGACCGGTCGCGGCGGACCGCCCGGACGCCGTCGCCGTGCTCGCCTGCGTGCCCGGGGAGACCCACACGCTTCCGCTGGAGGTGCTGGCCGCCGCCCTGTCCGAACGGGGCGTCCCCGTGCGGATGTTCGGCGGGGCGCTGCCGGCCGGGTCGCTGGTGGCGGCCGTACGGCGGACCGGGCCCTCGGTGGTGGGGCTGTGGGCGCAGGCGCGGTCGACGGCGAGCCGGCCGCTGGCCCAGCACGTGGCCGCGATGGAGTGGGGGGTGCGGGGGGCGCGCCGGCGACCGGTCGTGCTGCCCCTGGGGCCGGGCTGGGCCGGGGCCCCGATGCCCGGCATGCCCCGCCCGACGAGCCTGGCGGAGGGGGTCGCCGCCGTGGAGCAGAACATGCCGGGGTGA
- a CDS encoding RNA polymerase sigma factor, with translation MSTQLRTVTSAPPSAGGAPAEETLYEEELARGLLAADERAFAAIYRRWGSLVHTMATRSLGDTHEAEDVTQQVFIGAWRGRHGFRPERGPLGAWLVGITRRKIVDALAARTRRLALAEAAGHGSGPAVAGGAGPDDVLDRVLLVDELSRLPARQRQVLCLAFFHDLTQAQIAERTGLPLGTVKSHTRRGLYRLRAALEQGRADTHAA, from the coding sequence ATGAGCACGCAACTGCGAACCGTCACGTCCGCGCCCCCGTCCGCCGGCGGGGCGCCGGCCGAGGAGACCCTGTACGAGGAGGAGCTGGCCCGCGGTCTGCTCGCCGCCGACGAGCGGGCCTTCGCCGCGATCTACCGGCGCTGGGGCTCGCTGGTCCACACCATGGCCACCCGGTCCCTCGGCGACACCCACGAGGCCGAGGACGTCACCCAGCAGGTGTTCATAGGCGCCTGGCGGGGCCGGCACGGCTTCCGTCCCGAGCGCGGCCCGCTCGGCGCCTGGCTCGTCGGCATCACCCGCCGCAAGATCGTCGACGCGCTCGCGGCCCGTACGAGGCGGCTGGCGCTGGCCGAGGCCGCCGGACACGGGTCCGGACCGGCGGTGGCCGGGGGCGCCGGGCCCGACGACGTCCTGGACCGGGTCCTGCTGGTGGACGAGCTGTCCCGGCTGCCCGCCCGACAGCGGCAGGTGCTCTGCCTGGCCTTCTTCCACGACCTGACGCAGGCCCAGATCGCCGAGCGCACCGGCCTGCCCCTGGGCACCGTCAAGAGCCACACCCGCCGCGGCCTGTACCGCCTCCGGGCCGCGCTCGAACAGGGCCGCGCCGACACGCACGCCGCGTAG
- a CDS encoding STAS domain-containing protein produces MNEEAEIIETLVEDVRVVRVTGEFDADEADAVTAALSAPRAGGAAATVADLGGVTFADSSLLHALLTAQRGHAAAGLPFVLAAVGPLVGRLLNLTDTARVFTTAPDLASALDLIREEISSRRG; encoded by the coding sequence GTGAACGAGGAAGCCGAGATCATCGAGACCCTGGTCGAGGACGTGCGGGTCGTCCGGGTCACCGGCGAGTTCGACGCCGACGAGGCCGACGCCGTCACCGCGGCCCTCTCCGCGCCCCGCGCCGGCGGCGCGGCCGCCACCGTCGCCGACCTCGGCGGGGTGACGTTCGCCGACTCCTCCCTGCTGCACGCGCTGCTGACCGCCCAGCGGGGCCACGCCGCCGCCGGCCTGCCGTTCGTCCTGGCGGCGGTCGGCCCGCTCGTGGGGCGCCTGCTGAACCTCACGGACACCGCCCGCGTCTTCACCACCGCACCCGACCTCGCGTCGGCGCTGGACCTGATCCGCGAGGAGATCAGTTCTCGTCGGGGATGA
- a CDS encoding SRPBCC family protein, which translates to MSGQFETTFEVDRPVDAVFDYLADGRNDPQFSPRVQRIERVPDAPTAVGTVFRSTVKDAGMKTAREFRITELQAPARIRWEEVSKNSVTADEGGYDLEPVGDGRTRVRLYNVLEGHGIGKLLVGLAVAASRKDAPAFGERIRTAAETAIAPS; encoded by the coding sequence ATGTCCGGACAGTTCGAGACGACCTTCGAGGTCGACCGGCCCGTGGACGCGGTGTTCGACTATCTCGCCGACGGCCGCAACGACCCGCAGTTCAGCCCCCGTGTGCAGAGGATCGAGCGCGTCCCCGACGCGCCGACCGCCGTGGGCACGGTCTTCCGCAGCACCGTCAAGGACGCCGGGATGAAGACGGCCCGGGAGTTCCGCATCACCGAGCTCCAGGCTCCGGCCCGGATCCGGTGGGAGGAGGTGTCCAAGAACAGTGTGACGGCCGACGAGGGCGGCTACGACCTGGAGCCGGTCGGCGACGGCCGCACCCGGGTCCGCCTCTACAACGTCCTGGAGGGCCACGGGATCGGCAAGCTCCTGGTGGGCCTGGCCGTGGCCGCCTCCCGCAAGGACGCGCCCGCGTTCGGCGAGCGGATCAGGACGGCGGCGGAGACGGCCATCGCGCCGAGCTGA
- a CDS encoding ATP-binding protein, with the protein MTAAELAAAPTQRPVTAAMARSHVRALLGDRSERADASPTMVDDILLVVTELVTNAVRHGGGLLAFDATLDGDLLILEVTDASPTVPHTVPRTRAATPGGFGWPLVRQLSREVTVTPTAQGKTIRVVMAAGPDA; encoded by the coding sequence GTGACCGCAGCAGAGCTCGCCGCCGCACCGACGCAGCGGCCCGTCACCGCCGCGATGGCCCGCTCGCACGTCCGCGCTCTCCTGGGCGACCGCTCCGAGCGGGCGGACGCCTCCCCCACCATGGTCGACGACATCCTGCTCGTCGTCACCGAACTGGTCACCAACGCCGTACGGCACGGCGGCGGTCTCCTCGCGTTCGACGCCACCCTCGACGGCGACCTGCTCATCCTCGAGGTCACCGACGCCTCGCCGACCGTCCCGCACACGGTGCCGCGGACCCGCGCCGCCACCCCGGGCGGCTTCGGATGGCCCCTGGTGCGGCAGCTCAGCCGGGAGGTCACCGTCACGCCCACGGCCCAGGGCAAGACCATCCGGGTCGTCATGGCGGCCGGCCCGGACGCGTAG
- a CDS encoding DUF3140 domain-containing protein: MDDAEREETWSEFRDVVNMTPSRLDEWLGTDESREAGQHKDGGESTGHASGRRIAEILRTKKGDLTDDDYGHMRKVVGYVRRHLAQRPSGDVKESRWRYSLMNWGHDPLA; encoded by the coding sequence GTGGACGACGCGGAGCGCGAGGAGACCTGGAGCGAGTTCCGGGACGTGGTGAACATGACACCGTCCCGGCTCGACGAGTGGCTCGGGACCGACGAGTCACGCGAGGCCGGGCAGCACAAGGACGGCGGCGAGTCCACCGGGCACGCCTCCGGGCGGCGGATCGCCGAGATCCTCCGTACGAAGAAGGGCGACCTGACGGACGACGACTACGGGCACATGCGCAAGGTCGTCGGCTATGTCCGCCGCCATCTGGCCCAGCGGCCCTCCGGAGACGTGAAGGAGAGCCGCTGGCGGTACTCGCTGATGAACTGGGGTCACGACCCGCTGGCCTGA
- a CDS encoding lycopene cyclase family protein, giving the protein MSGTVRETDVLVLGGGAAGLSLADRLAGTGRVGVLVVEPPDGPSRPPPRTWCFWDDGTCGLDEIVSASWPRLRVHGGDGAAHTVDPSPLRYRMLRSTRFEEYVHARLAERPGCGVLRATAGAVRDTPGGAEADCTAPDGSRLTVRARLVFDSRPPGALPPARTRLLQHFRGWFVRTEQPRFDPAVADLMDFRVPQPAHGLAFGYVLPLAPDRALVEYTEFSRTPLTTPAYEKALDRYCHDVLGLGEFAVETAEQGVVPMTDARFPVRVGPVVYRIGTAGGATRPSTGYTFAAAQRQSRAIAASLAGGRPHVPAPHGRRALAMDAVMLRALDTGRIDGPAFFTGLFAHTPAERLLRFLDGATTLREEWSIGLRGPVGPMLRTALELPFLPRRSHPAPRSGDRLP; this is encoded by the coding sequence ATGAGCGGAACCGTCCGGGAGACCGACGTGCTGGTCCTGGGCGGCGGTGCGGCCGGGCTCTCCCTCGCCGACCGGCTGGCCGGGACCGGCCGGGTGGGCGTGCTCGTGGTGGAACCGCCCGACGGCCCGTCCCGCCCCCCGCCCCGCACCTGGTGCTTCTGGGACGACGGCACCTGCGGCCTCGACGAGATCGTCAGCGCGTCCTGGCCGCGGCTGCGGGTGCACGGCGGCGACGGCGCCGCGCACACCGTCGACCCGTCGCCACTGCGGTACCGGATGCTGCGTTCGACGCGCTTCGAGGAGTACGTGCACGCCCGGCTGGCGGAGCGGCCCGGCTGCGGCGTCCTGCGGGCCACGGCCGGCGCGGTACGCGACACGCCCGGCGGGGCGGAGGCCGACTGCACGGCGCCGGACGGGAGTCGGCTGACCGTACGGGCCCGCCTCGTCTTCGACTCACGGCCCCCGGGCGCCCTGCCGCCGGCCCGCACGCGGTTGCTGCAGCACTTCCGGGGCTGGTTCGTACGGACGGAACAGCCGCGGTTCGACCCCGCTGTCGCCGACCTGATGGACTTCCGGGTGCCGCAGCCCGCGCACGGGCTCGCGTTCGGGTACGTCCTGCCGCTGGCGCCCGACCGCGCCCTCGTCGAGTACACCGAGTTCTCCCGGACGCCCCTGACCACCCCGGCGTACGAGAAGGCCCTCGACCGGTACTGCCACGACGTCCTCGGCCTGGGCGAGTTCGCCGTGGAGACGGCCGAGCAGGGTGTCGTGCCGATGACCGACGCGCGGTTCCCGGTACGGGTCGGGCCCGTGGTGTACCGGATCGGAACGGCGGGCGGCGCGACCCGCCCCTCGACCGGCTACACCTTCGCCGCCGCCCAGCGTCAGAGCCGGGCGATCGCCGCCTCCCTGGCCGGGGGCCGCCCGCACGTGCCGGCGCCGCACGGGCGGCGGGCCCTCGCCATGGACGCGGTGATGCTGCGCGCCCTGGACACCGGGCGGATCGACGGACCCGCCTTCTTCACGGGGCTGTTCGCCCACACCCCGGCCGAGCGGCTGCTGCGGTTCCTCGACGGCGCCACCACGCTCCGCGAGGAGTGGTCCATCGGACTGCGCGGCCCCGTGGGCCCGATGCTGCGCACCGCTCTCGAACTGCCCTTCCTGCCCCGCCGATCCCACCCCGCCCCACGATCCGGAGACCGCCTCCCATGA
- a CDS encoding methyltransferase domain-containing protein, with the protein MTLLRDHDLARAFDHASGTYDRLTALNPGYRAELLRSARRLRLPRDGEGLHVLDLGCGTGASTRALLRAAPRARVTAVDASAGMLRRALEKPWPERVRFLHRTAEETVTDDEGPYDAVFAAYLFRNVTDPDQVLGTIRSSLLRPGGRLAVHEYSLSGSATHRALWRAVCDGVIVPMGTLTGDRALYRHLGHSVLGFDTAPEFTDRLTRAGFTDARALPVAGWQTGIVHTFLARNGSSARPEEAR; encoded by the coding sequence ATGACACTGCTGCGCGACCACGACCTGGCCCGCGCCTTCGACCACGCGTCGGGCACCTACGACCGTCTCACCGCGCTCAACCCCGGCTACCGCGCCGAACTCCTGCGCTCGGCACGCCGGTTGCGGCTCCCCCGGGACGGTGAGGGGCTGCACGTCCTCGACCTCGGCTGCGGCACCGGCGCCTCCACCCGCGCCCTGCTGCGGGCCGCGCCCCGCGCCCGTGTCACCGCCGTCGACGCGTCGGCCGGCATGCTGCGCCGGGCGCTGGAGAAGCCGTGGCCGGAGCGGGTGCGGTTCCTGCACCGGACGGCCGAGGAGACGGTGACGGACGACGAGGGCCCGTACGACGCGGTGTTCGCCGCCTATCTGTTCCGCAACGTCACCGACCCCGACCAGGTGCTCGGCACCATCCGGTCCTCGCTGCTGCGGCCGGGCGGGCGGCTCGCCGTCCACGAGTACAGCCTCAGCGGGTCGGCGACGCACCGGGCGCTGTGGCGCGCGGTGTGCGACGGGGTGATCGTCCCGATGGGCACGCTCACGGGTGACCGCGCGCTGTACCGGCACCTCGGGCACAGCGTCCTCGGCTTCGACACCGCCCCGGAGTTCACGGACCGGCTGACCCGGGCCGGCTTCACGGACGCACGGGCGCTGCCCGTCGCCGGGTGGCAGACCGGCATCGTGCACACCTTCCTGGCCCGCAACGGCTCCTCCGCGCGGCCGGAGGAGGCCCGATGA
- a CDS encoding FAD-dependent oxidoreductase produces MNAGTRRPAARRGRDRKAEVLMPSPGRDRFAPGDAPSVAVIGGGIAGLAAATLLAERGARVTVYEREESLGGRLAGARTRLTDGSEVTMTRGFHAFFRQYYNLRGLLRRTDPGLDRLTPLPDYPLRHSGGLTDSFAKVPRTPPFSALGFVVLSPTFGWRDLAAMNARAALPLLDVRVPEVYERFDDVSATRFLDGVRFPETAHHLAFEVFSRSFFADPDELSAAELLLMFHIYFLGSSEGLLFDVPDEPFPQALWEPLGDYLERLGAVVRTGTPVHTVEPRAGGGAEVETDAGATAHDAVVLALDPGALRQLVAASPGLGTADWREDIDALRTAPPFLVSRLWLDRPVRPERPGFLGTSGYDGLDNISVLDRYEGEARRWAHRTGGSVVELHAYAVTGGRHEKVERGLLERLHEVYPETREARVIDARHEWRADCPLFPVGSYDRRPRVRTPHPWLTLAGDAIRCDLPVALMERAATTGFLAANVLLAQRGVRGQVLWTVPRAGRSAVLRALGAVAGR; encoded by the coding sequence ATGAACGCCGGAACCCGCCGCCCCGCCGCCCGCCGGGGCCGCGACCGCAAGGCCGAGGTGCTGATGCCCTCGCCGGGCCGGGACCGGTTCGCGCCCGGGGACGCGCCGTCCGTCGCCGTGATCGGCGGCGGGATCGCCGGGCTCGCCGCGGCCACCCTGCTCGCCGAGCGGGGCGCCCGGGTGACCGTGTACGAGCGGGAGGAGTCCCTGGGCGGCCGGCTCGCCGGTGCGCGCACCCGGCTGACGGACGGCTCCGAGGTCACGATGACTCGTGGCTTCCACGCGTTCTTCCGCCAGTACTACAACCTGCGGGGCCTGCTGCGGCGCACCGATCCCGGGCTGGACCGGCTCACCCCGCTGCCCGACTACCCGCTGCGGCACAGCGGCGGCCTGACCGACAGTTTCGCGAAGGTGCCCCGCACCCCGCCGTTCAGCGCGCTCGGCTTCGTCGTCCTCAGCCCCACGTTCGGCTGGCGGGACCTGGCCGCGATGAACGCGCGCGCCGCCCTGCCGCTGCTCGACGTGCGGGTGCCGGAGGTGTACGAGCGCTTCGACGACGTCAGCGCGACGCGCTTCCTCGACGGGGTGCGGTTCCCGGAGACCGCGCACCATCTGGCGTTCGAGGTGTTCTCCCGGAGCTTCTTCGCCGACCCCGACGAGCTGTCGGCGGCCGAGCTGCTGCTGATGTTCCACATCTACTTCCTCGGGTCGTCCGAGGGCCTGCTGTTCGACGTGCCCGACGAACCGTTCCCGCAGGCGCTGTGGGAGCCGCTGGGCGACTACCTTGAACGGCTGGGCGCGGTGGTGCGCACCGGCACACCCGTGCACACCGTGGAGCCCCGCGCGGGCGGCGGCGCCGAGGTGGAGACCGACGCCGGGGCCACGGCGCACGACGCGGTGGTGCTCGCGCTCGATCCCGGTGCGCTGCGGCAGCTGGTAGCCGCGTCGCCCGGTCTGGGGACGGCCGACTGGCGCGAGGACATCGACGCGCTGCGGACGGCCCCGCCGTTCCTCGTGTCCCGGCTCTGGCTGGACCGTCCCGTCCGCCCGGAGCGGCCCGGCTTCCTCGGCACCAGCGGCTACGACGGCCTCGACAACATCAGCGTCCTCGACCGCTACGAGGGCGAGGCCCGGCGCTGGGCGCACCGGACCGGCGGCTCGGTGGTGGAACTGCATGCGTACGCGGTCACGGGCGGCCGGCACGAGAAGGTGGAACGAGGTCTCCTGGAACGGCTGCACGAGGTGTACCCGGAAACGCGGGAGGCACGGGTGATCGACGCCCGCCACGAGTGGCGTGCCGACTGCCCCCTGTTCCCGGTGGGTTCCTACGACCGCCGGCCCCGCGTCCGCACCCCGCACCCCTGGCTGACCCTGGCCGGGGACGCCATCCGCTGCGACCTCCCGGTGGCCCTGATGGAACGCGCCGCCACGACGGGCTTCCTCGCGGCCAACGTGCTGCTGGCCCAGCGGGGGGTGCGCGGCCAGGTCCTGTGGACGGTGCCGCGCGCGGGCCGGTCGGCGGTGCTGCGGGCGTTGGGGGCGGTGGCGGGACGCTGA
- a CDS encoding DUF2180 family protein: MNCYECNQVDRTTEAVAVCNVCGAAVCPEHVHTEPVQMRGSAQPGKVIHSRPARRMTCPVCRSAEKSP; the protein is encoded by the coding sequence ATGAACTGTTACGAATGCAACCAGGTGGACCGCACGACCGAGGCGGTCGCGGTGTGCAACGTGTGCGGAGCGGCCGTCTGCCCCGAGCACGTCCACACGGAGCCGGTGCAGATGCGCGGTTCCGCGCAGCCCGGCAAGGTCATCCACAGCCGTCCGGCGCGGCGCATGACGTGCCCGGTGTGCCGTTCCGCCGAGAAGTCGCCCTGA
- a CDS encoding DUF5914 domain-containing protein, which yields MTRRPDDARWTSPLRFRRPPDWARQRPSWREARPALIADALKRASARPSGNWFVVGASRDIRTGERPYGRTVGGVEVVLWRGQDGTPHAGSGICPHLGAPLRDSRVVCGTLVCHWHGLALDGAPFAGWEPYPVHDDGVLVWVRLDQVGGEEPLERPVVPRRPAGGALDAVFTAVGECEPQDVVANRLDPWHGSWFHPYSFVDLKVLGSPDGDGDDAFVVDVSFRALGSWVVPVRAEFTAPDPRTVLMRITEGEGATSVVETHATPLTAEGASRPRTAVVEAVVAASDRRGFALAKAAAPALRPLIRRTAGRLWRDDLAYAERRWTLRSTGRFPG from the coding sequence GTGACCCGACGACCGGACGACGCCCGCTGGACCTCACCGCTGCGCTTCCGGCGCCCGCCGGACTGGGCACGACAGCGGCCCTCCTGGCGCGAGGCGCGCCCCGCGCTCATCGCCGACGCCCTCAAACGTGCCTCGGCCCGCCCCTCCGGCAACTGGTTCGTCGTCGGCGCCTCCCGCGACATCCGAACCGGCGAACGCCCCTACGGGCGCACGGTCGGCGGCGTCGAGGTCGTGCTGTGGCGCGGGCAGGACGGGACACCGCACGCCGGGTCCGGCATCTGCCCGCATCTGGGGGCGCCGCTGCGCGACAGCCGCGTGGTGTGCGGAACGCTGGTGTGCCACTGGCACGGACTCGCCCTGGACGGGGCGCCGTTCGCCGGCTGGGAGCCCTACCCCGTGCACGACGACGGCGTCCTCGTCTGGGTACGGCTGGACCAGGTCGGCGGCGAGGAGCCGCTGGAGCGGCCGGTGGTGCCGCGCCGCCCGGCGGGGGGCGCGCTGGACGCCGTGTTCACGGCGGTGGGGGAGTGCGAACCGCAGGACGTGGTCGCCAACCGGCTCGACCCCTGGCACGGCTCGTGGTTCCACCCGTACTCGTTCGTCGACCTCAAGGTGCTCGGCTCACCGGACGGCGACGGTGACGACGCGTTCGTGGTCGACGTCTCCTTCCGGGCGCTGGGCTCCTGGGTGGTGCCGGTACGCGCCGAGTTCACGGCCCCCGACCCCCGCACCGTGTTGATGCGGATCACCGAGGGCGAGGGGGCGACGTCCGTGGTCGAGACCCACGCCACGCCGCTGACCGCCGAGGGCGCGAGCAGGCCGCGCACCGCGGTCGTCGAGGCGGTCGTCGCCGCCTCCGACCGCCGCGGCTTCGCCCTGGCCAAGGCGGCCGCCCCCGCCCTCCGCCCACTGATCCGCCGCACGGCGGGCCGCCTGTGGCGCGACGACCTGGCCTACGCGGAACGCCGCTGGACGCTGCGGAGCACGGGGCGCTTTCCCGGCTGA
- a CDS encoding SRPBCC family protein, which yields MTEYERSRTMPAQPEHVFDQAANLDQLDSWLPDAVHVEPEELPAVTVHEDRTHEDTSALLRSRPEQMRLEWGTRDDGSYAGWLQVAGIDSGASEVTLHLSFLDERHDPGEARVADALDGSLARLEEQVRLRVDNAAG from the coding sequence ATGACCGAGTACGAGCGTTCCCGCACGATGCCCGCGCAGCCGGAGCACGTCTTCGACCAGGCCGCCAACCTCGACCAGTTGGACAGCTGGCTGCCCGACGCGGTGCACGTCGAGCCGGAGGAGCTGCCCGCCGTGACCGTGCACGAGGACCGCACCCACGAGGACACCTCGGCGCTGCTGCGGTCGCGGCCCGAGCAGATGCGGCTGGAGTGGGGCACCCGCGACGACGGCAGTTACGCGGGCTGGCTCCAGGTCGCCGGGATCGACAGCGGCGCCAGCGAGGTGACCCTCCATCTGTCCTTCCTCGACGAACGCCACGACCCCGGTGAGGCGCGGGTCGCGGACGCCCTCGACGGCAGTCTGGCCCGTCTGGAGGAGCAGGTGCGGCTGCGCGTCGACAACGCGGCGGGCTGA